Proteins encoded within one genomic window of Vicia villosa cultivar HV-30 ecotype Madison, WI unplaced genomic scaffold, Vvil1.0 ctg.001280F_1_1, whole genome shotgun sequence:
- the LOC131634291 gene encoding uncharacterized protein LOC131634291 yields the protein MPKSKRNKQVTLSKTTKKGRGHKEVIVNAIRDAAENYNSVYVFSFENMRNKKLKEFRDELKATSRFFLGSNKVMQVALGRSASDEIKPNLHKVSKLLRGDAGMVFTNISKEEVERLFNQFEEFDFARTGGIATEKVELKEGPLDQFTHEMEPFLRKQGMPVRLNKGVVELVSDFVVCEEGKPLSPEAARILRLMGVKMATFKLNLVCRWSADEFELYIDGPGDSDVECS from the exons ATGCCAAAATCCAAGAGAAACAAGCAAG TTACACTTTCAAAGACAACGAAAAAGGGAAGAGGTCACAAAGAAGTGATTGTGAATGCAATAAGAGACGCAGCTGAGAATTACAATTCGGTTTACGTTTTTTCTTTTGAGAATATGAGGAATAAGAAATTGAAAGAGTTTAGAGATGAGTTGAAAGCAACTAGTAGGTTTTTTCTTGGATCTAATAAAGTTATGCAAGTTGCTCTTGGCCGTTCTGCTTCTGATGAAATTAAACCTAATCTTCATAAAGTTTCAAAG TTATTGCGTGGAGATGCTGGAATGGTTTTTACTAATATTTCTAAAGAAGAAGTTGAGAG GCTGTTTAATCAATTTGAGGAATTTGATTTTGCAAGAACAGGAGGCATTGCCACGGAAAAG GTGGAACTCAAGGAAGGTCCTTTAGATCAGTTCACTCATGAGATGGAACCTTTTCTGCGGAAGCAAGGCATGCCTGTTCGGTTAAATAAAG GAGTTGTGGAGCTTGTTTCTGACTTTGTTGTTTGTGAGGAGGGAAAGCCTTTGTCACCTGAAGCAGCGCGCATACTG CGTTTGATGGGAGTCAAGATGGCTACGTTTAAACTGAACCTTGTTTGCAGGTGGAGTGCCGATGAGTTTGAACTCTACATTGACGGACCTGGCGATTCAGATGTTGAATGCTCATAG
- the LOC131634298 gene encoding 26S proteasome regulatory subunit 6A homolog gives MASAMVEDANFEDDQLANMTTDDIVRASRLLDNEIRILKEELQRTNLELESYKEKIKENQEKIKLNKQLPYLVGNIVEILEMNPEDEAEEDGANIDLDSQRKGKCVVLKTSTRQTIFLPVVGLVDPDKLKPGDLVGVNKDSYLILDTLPSEYDSRVKAMEVDEKPTEDYNDIGGLEKQIQELVEAIVLPMTHKERFQKLGIRPPKGVLLYGPPGTGKTLMARACAAQTNATFLKLAGPQLVQMFIGDGAKLVRDAFQLAKEKSPCIIFIDEIDAIGTKRFDSEVSGDREVQRTMLELLNQLDGFSSDDRIKVIAATNRADILDPALMRSGRLDRKIEFPHPTEEARARILQIHSRKMNVHPDVNFEELARSTDDFNGAQLKAVCVEAGMLALRRDATEVNHEDFNEGIIQVQAKKKASLNYYA, from the exons ATGGCGAGCGCAATGGTGGAAGACGCAAACTTCGAAGACGACCAGTTGGCGAATATGACCACCGACGACATCGTCAGAGCTTCCCGTCTTCTCGACAACGAGATTCGCATCCTCAAG GAAGAGTTGCAGAGAACGAATCTGGAATTGGAATCTTACAAAGAGAAGATTAAAGAGAATCAGGAGAAAATTAAGCTCAACAAACAATTACCCTACCTTGTTGGTAATATTGTTGAG ATATTGGAAATGAATCCTGAAGATGAGGCTGAAGAAGATGGTGCTAATATTGATCTTGATTCACAAAGGAAAGGGAAATGTGTTGTGCTAAAAACATCTACCCGACAG acaatctttcttccagttGTTGGACTTGTCGACCCTGACAAGCTAAAACCTGGGGATCTTGTTGGTGTAAACAAAGATAGTTATTTAATCTTGGATACTCTGCCTTCCGAGTATGATTCTAGAGTTAAGGCCATGGAAGTTGATGAAAAGCCAACTGAAGACTACAACGACATTGGTGGATTAGAGAAGCag ATCCAAGAATTAGTTGAAGCCATTGTTTTGCCAATGACCCACAAGGAGCGCTTCCAGAAGTTAGGAATTCGTCCTCCCAAGGGAGTGCTCTTATATGGCCCACCTGGGACTGGGAAAACTTTAATGGCCCGTGCCTGTGCAGCACAGACAAATGCCACTTTTCTGAAGTTAGCAGGTCCTCAGCTGGTCCAG ATGTTCATTGGAGATGGAGCAAAACTTGTTCGTGATGCGTTTCAACTTGCAAAAGAGAAGTCACCATGCATTATATTTATAGATGAAATTGATGCAATTGGTACAAAGCGATTTGATAG CGAAGTGAGTGGAGACAGGGAGGTACAAAGAACTATGTTGGAGTTGCTAAATCAGCTTGATGGTTTTAGTAGTGATGACCGAATTAag GTGATAGCAGCAACCAATCGTGCAGATATTCTTGATCCTGCCCTCATGCGTTCTGGTCGATTGGACCGTAAAATTGAGTTTCCTCATCCAACGGAAGAAGCAAGAGCTCGAATTCTACAG ATCCATTCAAGGAAGATGAACGTTCACCCCGATGTAAACTTTGAAGAGCTAGCTCGGTCCACAGATGATTTCAATGGAGCACAACTGAAGGCTGTCTGTGTTGAGGCTGGCATGTTGGCTCTACGCCGTGATGCAACAGAg GTGAACCACGAGGACTTCAATGAAGGTATAATTCAAGTCCAAGCAAAGAAGAAAGCAAGCCTGAACTATTATGCTTAA
- the LOC131634296 gene encoding FBD-associated F-box protein At5g56370-like, which yields MAPLMVDSISSLPDEILCRILSLLSTKESVATSVLSKRWTHLCHHVPNLQFSDITVNTLPSILLFNQFVYSLLLSRDSAAGSNFVNTFRLHIRYDTFYFAYNFGFPNITKWINFVVQPKFTLKNLSLHFNGFSVEDLDQMNPPKLPLSIFTCKTLVSLSLRWFKADGYSFSSKGCQLPSLKILHLELLFFSDFPDFLLLLAGSPLLEDLLVSQLYFLGVMEDAVEDDSDSQDFKSLCLPNLTRADLAQCGCSWFPINALSSCVSLCIQTCSFYIEDDVVSKMKQFPVFHNLTDLKLHNNWELALKVLHLCPKLQNLQLYQDSLEAILNGENNQENTTEPEFVPQCISLYLRTCTIRNFLGLQGELKLAKYILKNGKNLQTMSIWGIWELPEIERELSACPKASATCELSIIYNRA from the exons ATGGCGCCGCTAATGGTGGATAGCATAAGCAGTTTACCGGATGAAATCCTCTGCCGCATTCTCTCTTTACTCTCCACCAAAGAATCAGTTGCCACAAGCGTCTTATCCAAACGGTGGACTCATCTCTGCCACCATGTTCCCAATCTTCAATTCTCAGACATCACAGTCAACACACTCCCATCCATTCTTCTCTTTAACCAGTTTGTTTACTCCCTTTTACTCTCCAGAGACTCCGCCGCCGGTTCTAATTTCGTCAACACTTTCCGTCTCCACATTCGATACGATACCTTTTATTTTGCCTATAATTTCGGATTTCCCAATATAACCAAATGGATCAATTTCGTCGTTCAACCCAAATTCACACTCAAAAATCTTAGTCTCCATTTCAATGGCTTCAGTGTTGAAGACCTTGATCAAATGAACCCACCCAAATTACCTTTAAGCATCTTCACGTGCAAAACTCTTGTAAGTCTCAGTCTCCGTTGGTTCAAGGCGGACGGTTATTCTTTTTCTTCAAAGGGATGTCAACTTCCTTCACTCAAGATCCTTCATTTGGAGTTACTTTTTTTCTCGGATTTTCCAGATTTTCTGTTGCTTCTTGCTGGATCTCCATTGCTTGAGGATTTGTTAGTTTCACAATTATACTTCTTAGGCGTCATGGAAGATGCCGTGGAAGATgattctgattcacaagatttcaAAAGCTTATGCCTACCCAATTTGACTAGAGCAGATTTGGCTCAATGTGGTTGTTCATGGTTTCCGATTAATGCGCTTTCTTCCTGTGTGTCTCTCTGCATACAAACATGCAGCTTTTACATAGAAGACGACGTAGTCTCCAAG ATGAAGCAGTTTCCTGTTTTTCATAACTTGACCGACTTGAAGCTCCACAATAATTGGGAATTGGCACTAAAGGTGCTCCACCTATGCCCTAAGCTTCAAAATCTTCAACTTTATCAG GACTCATTGGAGGCAATATTGAATGGAGAAAATAATCAAGAAAACACGACGGAACCTGAATTTGTTCCACAATGCATTTCATTATACCTTAGAACTTGCACTATTCGGAACTTTTTAGGTCTACAAGGTGAGCTTAAGTTggcaaaatatattttgaaaaatggGAAAAATTTACAAACCATGTCAATCTGGGGCATATGGGAACTACCTGAAATAGAAAGAGAGTTGTCTGCGTGCCCGAAGGCCTCTGCAACATGTGAACTTTCGATTATTTATAACAGAGCTTAG